The sequence GCGGCGCCTCGATATTCGTGTCTGGGAGAGAAGCTAGGGCGAACTCGTATTGTGTGATGTTAAATGccatgttgcatggaaactcttttcGAGGTCCGTTTCCCGTTTCGGAAACTGAAACTCGTGGAAACTCGGAAACAAGACACATAAACAAGATTCCTAGAAATTTCTGTTTGGAAATTCCATTtccgttttggaaacacgacggaaattttttttttaatttgaaacttaataaataaatattttaaaaatataaaacttcattatagatataaatatataatagtgttttaattcaactatttaatatttatatttgaagttttattgtttgaagctttttgatatggtttttatgtttggtgttttattatatatatatagatatagatataaatatataatctatatatatatgtatatgtacttacgtttccaaaacgtttccatttcctaatttttgaaaaaaaccgTTTCTtatttccgaaacgtttcgtttccgcgtaaccgtttccgtttccatgcaaTCTAGGTTAAATGTCATCTTCACGAATTAATGCTAAAAGTTTAGCAAATCTTTCGTTGGCCAACTCATTTTGTTATGATATGTTACAATTATGTTgctgtcaaatttttttatcttccggagttgaagaaaatattgtatagtatatattaacGGGTACGTATCATATCATACAGCCATATATATTAAGAGGATTAGAAAAAGGGAATCTCATATAATTTATCTTGGAGTATTAAgcacctttttttctttttttttctttttattatacaaTCAATCATTGAGCTAGCTTATTTGAATGCAAGTAAAAGAGTGGAAATTCATAGAACTATAATTTGAGAAGAGAAATTAAAAGCTCAAAAGGTGATGGGTTGTCGCTAATTTATTTCGGCTAGAATTATAAATGAAGAATCCCCACACCGTCGTCCCTTTTAAAAGCAACTTCGTACCTATCACTTGATTTTTCATCTGTACCAATGTGTTTATAGATATAATCTGGATTTGATTGTTGTTTAGGTGGTGTTTGTGTAACCAAATGATTTCATCATCATATAGGTTTCTAagcttttgtcaaaaaaaaaaaaaaaaaaaaaggtttctaaGCTAGAGATGGTTCTAATTTGTTACACTGATACTCACTTGACTTTGAAGATTACCAAATGATTAAGCTCgttgacaaaattaaaaacaagtaTGTTTTATGTGAATTATATCATATCATTGAAAATTAGGTTTGATTTTTGTGGGGAGTCTTTTAGTACTCTTCCTTATTGTCCTTTTCTAGATGCAAGTACTTCATACTCACTATAAATTCACTTCAACTCTCACCAAAATCATTCACTATCGTGTCAAGTGTCAACAATATCTCATtgtctctcttttctatctttttttctttccttcccATGCGCAACGAAGAAGCTTTCATCCCCCAAAACTCTTTTCGACTCGGTCAATAAACAATGGAATCAGTTAAGACCTCCAGGTTCATCACTGAGGTGGCTCCGGCTAAGTTTATATCGGCAACGAGAGAACCATTCAAGAACATGTTGACAACAATCTCCGAGGAAGACTTTGACTTTGAAGAACTAGTCAGAGCCACTGCAGAgagactctcttcttcttgtccatGCTCCTCCTCCTGGTCTCTTGCTCACTACTCCAAGATCAAcggactctcttcttcttaaatACCATTCAATTGCTATAATCCCAAAATGCATTTCCTTCTTTCAATAAAACCCAAGAATTCATACGTTTCTTGGCCCAAatcatccattttttttctaatctcttcAGCATCagactatattttttaatctatttctCGTTGTTGAATGTTTTCCTAATTCACTTGTGTTTATCAAATCTCAAATTACCTATGATCGATCCTAAATGTTTAAAgaacacatacaaacaaaaacaaaaacaaatccaagaacGTTCTTATATAATTTCCACAGGACTGGTACTAAATTTTGTGTGAAGAAGTTTCATCGATACGAGAACAAAAAGAAGGCTTTTGTATTATACAGAATGAGATATCtattaatttttccttttccgGTAATTTACTTTTTACTCTCTTCCAAAAATGTAATACTGTAATAATAAGAGACCCTCACAGGAAAAAAATCTCGATCCACTCTCACTATTCACACACCAACCAGATGGGTTAAGCAATGATGGAAAATGAGGACTGAGGAGAGTGTGTTGTAGGGAACCAAGTAGGGGATTTAAGCATCCAAGTCATTTTGGTTTAAGCAAAACCAATGGTTCACGAGTACTTCTTCTTGCTAATTTCCCAGATACGGTTTACCAGATCTGCTTTTAATTCCTCTGGAATCTGCGNNNNNNNNNNNNNNNNNNNNNNNNNNNNNNNNNNNNNNNNNNNNNNNNNNNNNNNNNNNNNNNNNNNNNNNNNNNNNNNNNNNNNNNNNNNNNNNNNNNNNNNNNNNNNNNNNNNNNNNNNNNNNNNNNNNNNNNNNNNNNNNNNNNNNNNNNNNNNNNNNNNNNNNNNNNNNNNNNNNNNNNNNNNNNNNNNNNNNNNNNNNNNNNNNNNNNNNNNNNNNNNNNNNNNNNNNNNNNNNNNNNNNNNNNNNNNNNNNNNNNNNNNNNNNNNNNNNNNNNNNNNNNNNNNNNNNNNNNNNNNNNNNNNNNNNNNNNNNNNNNNNNNNNNNNNNNNNNNNNNNNNNNNNNNNNNNNNNNNNNNNNNNNNNNNNNNNNNNNNNNNNNNNNNNNNNTCACTACTCCAAGATCAAcggactctcttcttcttaaatACCATTCAATTGCTATAATCCCAAAATGCATTTCCTTCTTTCAATAAAACCCAAGAATTCATACGTTTCTTGGCCCAAatcatccattttttttctaatctcttcAGCATCagactatattttttaatctatttctCGTTGTTGAATGTTTTCCTAATTCACTTGTGTTTATCAAATCTCAAATTACCTATGATCGATCCTAAATGTTTAAAgaacacatacaaacaaaaacaaaaacaaatccaagaacGTTCTTATATAATTTCCACAGGACTGGTACTAAATTTTGTGTGAAGAAGTTTCATCGATACGAGAACAAAAAGAAGGCTTTTGTATTATACAGAATGAGATATCtattaatttttccttttccgGTAATTTACTTTTTACTCTCTTCCAAAAATGTAATACTGTAATAATAAGAGACCCTCACAGGAAAAAAATCTCGATCCACTCTCACTATTCACACACCAACCAGATGGGTTAAGCAATGATGGAAAATGAGGACTGAGGAGAGTGTGTTGTAGGGAACCAAGTAGGGGATTTAAGCATCCAAGTCATTTTGGTTTAAGCAAAACCAATGGTTCACGAGTACTTCTTCTTGCTAATTTCCCAGATACGGTTTACCAGATCTGCTTTTAATTCCTCTGGAATCTGCGattttaaacttgtttttacATCTTCAATCAACCTCctcctgcaacaacaaaaagatcCAACCATCcacaaaatgaattaacatATGATGATTATAATGAAGCACGAAGCTAAAAGAGGTTCCAAATATATGCAAATTCTAGCTACTATACTCGAGCAAGAGGTAGTGAAAATATGAGAAGATTAGGTGAGAACAGAAAATAGTCAGGTTTCACTTACTTGAAGTCGTTACCATCTTCTCCTCCTGATTGCTCTGTGCGCAATCTCTTCTTGGCACGCATGGAGATTTGTACCTTATCATACCATCCACATGACCGTAGATGTGACAGCGCATCTTTCTTCAGGCTGAGGAAATTTGCAAACACAATCAATTATAGGTTAGCTATGGCGTCAGATACAATCTTGAGTATTAAGCAAAAGGCACAAATCTGAAATTACCTCTCTTTTATTGCTTCAAGTTCATTCCGAGATGATTCATCTTTTCTGAGCAAAATGCAAGGGTCTTCTTTTGTTGAAGAGCCCAAGGCTTTGGCTTGAGTGGTAGTACCACCGTTCTTCTCAATTTCCTGGTGATCAGTTTCATTTTGTGAGCCATTACTCTCGCATGGATTAGATTTATCCTTGTGGTGATCACCCCCATTGCTGGAGCCATTACTATGCCCATTGGGTTGCAATGCCACTTTATGATTACTACTACTACCTGGTGCACAGCCGTTTTCTTTAACTCCATTGCCACCATTTTCAGTACCAAACTTTCTCTCCTTGCCAGAGAAAACTCTAGCTGACGAAACTGATACACTATTCTCTTTGTTCGCCTTCGGAGCTATGTTCTCATCTTGGTGGAAAGAAAGTAGTCTACCATTGACCGAGGGAGAGACCCTTTTGGCATTAAGGTTGACAGATATCTTCGCATGTGGCTTTAGAGGCGCCAATTCAACTTTGGAAGGAAGCAGGTTATCCTTTTGAAGGGCCTGCTCGGTTCGTGGTTTGGGTCCAATGAATTTATGGGGCTTTGTAGGAGCCAGATTAGCCTTCTGGAAGGACTGCTCGGCTTGACGTTTCATGTTGAAACCATTAAGGGGACCAATAAACTTCTGGGGCTTTGATGTCTCGCAGCCATTAACCTCAGGAGATGTAGTCCCATTGGATGTTACCAGAGTTTTAGCAGATGCTGGCCTCGGGTTGGAACGGCTGAAAAACAGGATATAAGCTTTCTCTGACAAAACCTCCTGCAAGGTGGAGCGTGAGACAAGAGAATCATTGCAACAATACCATTGGCCCAAGGAATCCTACACAAAGGAGTTTAAGAAATCAGCAAGCAGTATAAGAGTTCGCGTTGcataaaaattttgaatggCAAGAGACGAACCTTAACGTATGCATAATAATGCCCAGATTCAGGAGAAAATCCTGCATGCACAATTATTCCAAAAAGCTTGTACTCCGTTTGAGGGTCCTGCAATTTTTGGCATAATAAATCACTTAACAAAAAGTATGAATTGAAAGTAcaacttaaaaatatatgaacgcTGCAACTTCATACTATATTCTATATGCAAATCATGTCAAAAGGATTAATCAGGTTTTAATTCCAGTTAAATGCTACACTATAACCTTGAACTTTCTAATATGCATCTACCTAGATTTGTAACATCACTAACAAAAACTGGCAATAAAAAGCTTAGTTGAAAGTGTCAGAATCTTGTACCTTGCTTGCTTTACTCATGAAGTTCGAGAGAACCAGAATCTCACCAAATGAAATGGCTTTATCAATCTTCCCACCATAAATGCCCCCAAACCTCTGCaaaaccaatttattaaaacaaaataaaaatattatatctaaaataattgtCATATACAGAACATGATAAACTTACTTTCAATTGAATGACAAGGACATTAGGGGATTGGAGTATAGACATCTGCTTCCTTGCCGTCACCAATTTCGTACAGCTAAACAAATGGAAAAAGTTGagttaaaaaaacaacagaacCTCAAACAGAAAAGAGTCAGAAAGAAAGGACAACTAGAAGATTCAAATCACTTACCTCTCACATCTATACTTATTGTTGCCATCTAAAATCTCAGGCTGAAAGAACTTTTGCAACGATTCCTTCAATGAGCTACTGTTCAAAATTTCAAGACTGATATCCATAATCTCATCAGCTTTATTAGACTCCGCACCACAAGACAAACACTTAACCTGGCTCTGCAAAGAGCCACCAAAAATCTCCTTCACAGCAGTATTGCCATTAAAGGGCTCGTTACCCTTGATTCGCAACTTCTTCAAGCGGAGAGATGTATTGTGGCATGCATCAATGACATACCGCAAGAACTCATGAGCGTCTTCTTGACGACCAAACTTAAAATGCTCAGCAAAAATTTTAAGGCAGCTTGAAATCTTGTTAGGCGCATCGGTTGTTAGATCCACACTAAGAGACCTTGCTATTCTTCTCTCAACTATGCAGAAAGGACAATCCCGTTTACGCTCCCCATCCACAAATGAGTCGCCTATCAAACAAATCGGTCCCGAGGGAACACATCACCAACCAAAAGGCGTCAGAACAACAAATGAAtaataagaaggaaaaaaagctCGTAAGAAATAGAACTATCTCTCTGATAAGCAAACTACAACAATACCAAAACCTGTATGAAGCTTAACTTCCTAATGTAAAAGTCTCGAATCACGTATCAGCCAATAACCTTAAAGCGTGGAATCAAAACGGAACACGAGGGAGAAGTAATCTAATCGAACAaacataagaataataataataaaaaatctctgcaaacgagagagagagagagagagagagggagagaggcgTACAGTGAGAGGAGTGTTTATGAGTAAGGCAGAAATTAGCGAGAGGAGGAGTGTAAGTGAGGCACTGAAGGACACTATTGAGGTAGCAGGTGTTGCCGAGATTTCGTAACCCTAAGGGAGGACCATTCCTACGCTTCTGACTCAGTAGACTCGGCATCCAGCTCATCTGCAGTTTATATCCCATTCAAAATCGGTTATTCTCCGCCGGAGAAAACCACAGAAGCAACCGCTCATCGCTGACTCGCCGCAACGGCGTAGCCAACAGCTGCGATCGCATCTCCttccgccaccaccaccaaacaACAACGAGgcgtttgtttttttccttctctgtCTCTTGTCTCTAATTTACGCGCTTACGCTTCCCCTCGCCGTCGATTTCTAGTAGAAATTTTATGAGAAGATTTAACGATTTcggaaagggaagaagaagatcgaatTCGATGAAGGTAACTGCCGAGGGAAGAGACCCGCCCAGCAACAAACCCCACAAATCCTTCGCGAGGTTATAATTACCccttctcccttttttttttttttttaattaaaaaaatataaatttccaGGTTGGTgaacaaaaaaggaaatactCGTTACTGGGCTTTTAGGCCCACCTTTTAAGCCAATAGGAAATCAGAACACATTTATCtccatttaattatattttaatttaagctGATGATAACaattaatgtcaaaaaaaaaataactgatgatttatatactattattacctaaaaacaatatttaggtcttgaaaaggaaaaaaatcaagcaagatgaaatctttttattcttttttctgcCATATGTGAATGACAGATGATCTGTCACAGATCATCATATTATTAAACCTACAAAATCTGTGAATAAAAATGATGAGAATCGAATAATTTgattagatcttttttttttttctttctggtacAGATAGTTTGTGTAAGTTCTATAGTTCGGACGGTACATatgacaaaacaaacaatcaaaagattACCTCAAAAGACTGACGATGAGAAACTACATTTTTTAGGCCTTCATCATCTCTCTGTATTAGCATTAGCTTGTGACACTAACGGTATTGATTCACCATCAGCTGGAGTTTCTGAAGGAACTTTGGATGCTTCCTTCTTCAGCTTATGGTTGTTATAAGCTGCTACACCGGCAATGGCTGTGTATGACAAACATAAGAGGAAGCTTGATGATAATGCTCATGATTCTAAACCAACTAGTATGTGAATGTGAGGAGTCTTTGTCTTACCAATGGCGTAACCGAAAAGATTGATTATTGTGAGTTTTGTATCGGCAAAGAGAAGAGCTGAGACCAAGACAACCACCCAGTCCTTGACAACGCCAGCAACTCGGATAGTGAGAGCGCTCGTGTGAGAAATCACCAGGAAAACAGACAAGTTGAGGGCAAATGTACAGAGGGAATTTAGGGTCAACACTACAAAATGGAAGTTCCATGTGCCATTGCCTTCCATCTTCGATTTCTCTAGAAAGATCCACGGTACAAACAAGCAAATAGCACTGCAAAAAGGAGGCACTTAAATATAAAGCAAACTTTAGGCTTACATAATGAGTGAACTGATTTGAGatggcttcttcttcgatttcactTACCTGCAGGGACTCACGTAGTACATAAGCGAGATTGGGTTTAATTTGATGCCCTTCCTCTTGACAAGAAGTTCCATAAAGATCAGCCTCAGTGCTTCTCCAACGACACCACCCATTTGGTAAACCACTCCGATCCAGTTGATATTTAATTCTCCATAAGAAGCCACTAAAACACCGAAACTTATGATAGACATTATCAAAAGCATCCTGCAGCTCATCATTTCAAGTCCAGCAGCTACTCCAAGAATAAAGACAGCAACAGGCACTGCAAGTATGATTCAAGAATATATTGGTATCAACAGTCCCTCTTACTTAGATATTTCAGAAGAAGTAGACATAAGACTTATGAGGAAACGAGAGCAGGAACAGATTCTTANNNNNNNNNNNNNNNNNNNNNNNNNNNNNNNNNNNNNNNNNNNNNNNNNNNNNNNNNNNNNNNNNNNNNNNNNNNNNNNNNNNNNNNNNNNNNNNNNNNNNNNNNNNNNNNNNNNNNNNNNNNNNNNNNNNNNNNNNNNNNNNNNNNNNNNNNNNNNNNNNNNNNNNNNNNNNNNNNNNNNNNNNNNNNNNNNNNNNNNNNNNNNNNNNNNNNNNNNNNNNNNNNNNNNNNNNNNNNNNNNNNNNNNNNNNNNNNNNNNNNNNNNNNNNNNNNNNNNNNNNNNNNNNNNNNNNNNNNNNNNNNNNNNNNNNNNNNNNNNNNNNNNNNNNNNNNNNNNNNNNNNNNNNNNNNNNNNNNNNNNNNNNNNNNNNNNNNNNNNNNNNNNNNNNNNNNNNNNNNNNNNNNNNNNNNNNNNNNNNNNNNNNNNNNNNNNNNNNNNNNNNNNNNNNNNNNNNNNNNNNNNNNNNNNNNNNNNNNNNNNNNNNNNNNNNNNNNNNNNNNNNNNNNNNNNNNNNNNNNNNNNNNNNNNNNNNNNNNNNNNNNNNNNNNNNNNNNNNNNNNNNNNNNNNNNNNNNNNNNNNNNNNNNNNNNNNNNNNNNNNNNNNNNNNNNNNNNNNNNNNNNNNNNNNNNNNNNNNNNNNNNNNNNNNNNNNNNNNNNNNNNNNNNNNNNNNNNNNNNNNNNNNNNNNNNNNNNNNNNNNNNNNNNNNNNNNNNNNNNNNNNNNNNNNNNNNNNNNNNNNNNNNNNNNNNNNNNNNNNNNNNNNNNNNNNNNNNNNNNNNNNNNNNNNNNNNNNNNNNNNNNNNNNNNNNNNNNNNNNNNNNNNNNNNNNNNNNNNNNNNNNNNNNNNNNNNNNNNNNNNNNNNNNNNNNNNNNNNNNNNNNNNNNNNNNNNNNNNNNNNNNNNNNNNNNNNNNNNNNNNNNNNNNNNNNNNNNNNNNNNNNNNNNNNNNNNNNNNNNNNNNNNNNNNNNNNNNNNNNNNNNNNNNNNNNNNNNNNNNNNNNNNNNNNNNNNNNNNNNNNNNNNNNNNNNNNNNNNNNNNNNNNNNNNNNNNNNNNNNNNNNNNNNNNNNNNNNNNNNNNNNNNNNNNNNNNNNNNNNNNNNNNNNNNNNNNNNNNNNNNNNNNNNNNNNNNNNNNNNNNNNNNNNNNNNNNNNNNNNNNNNNNNNNNNNNNNNNNNNNNNNNNNNNNNNNNNNNNNNNNNNNNNNNNNNNNNNNNNNNNNNNNNNNNNNNNNNNNNNNNNNNNNNNNNNNNNNNNNNNNNNNNNNNNNNNNNNNNNNNNNNNNNNNNNNNNNNNNNNNNNNNNNNNNNNNNNNNNNNNNNNNNNNNNNNNNNNNNNNNNNNNNNNNNNNNNNNNNNNNNNNNNNNNNNNNNNNNNNNNNNNNNNNNNNNNNNNNNNNNNNNNNNNNNNNNNNNNNNNNNNNNNNNNNNNNNNNNNNNNNNNNNNNNNNNNNNNNNNNNNNNNNNNNNNNNNNNNNNNNNNNNNNNNNNNNNNNNNNNNNNNNNNNNNNNNNNNNNNNNNNNNNNNNNNNNNNNNNNNNNNNNNNNNNNNNNNNNNNNNNNNNNNNNNNNNNNNNNNNNNNNNNNNNNNNNNNNNNNNNNNNNNNNNNNNNNNNNNNNNNNNNNNNNNNNNNNNNNNNNNNNNNNNNNNNNNNNNNNNNNNNNNNNNNNNNNNNNNNNNNNNNNNNNNNNNNNNNNNNNNNNNNNNNNNNNNNNNNNNNNNNNNNNNNNNNNNNNNNNNNNNNNNNNNNNNNNNNNNNNNNNNNNNNNNNNNNNNNNNNNNNNNNNNNNNNNNNNNNNNNNNNNNNNNNNNNNNNNNNNNNNNNNNNNNNNNNNNNNNNNNNNNNNNNNNNNNNNNNNNNNNNNNNNNNNNNNNNNNNNNNNNNNNNNNNNNNNNNNNNNNNNNNNNNNNNNNNNNNNNNNNNNNNNNNNNNNNNNNNNNNNNNNNNNNNNNNNNNNNNNNNNNNNNNNNNNNNNNNNNNNNNNNNNNNNNNNNNNNNNNNNNNNNNNNNNNNNNNNNNNNNNNNNNNNNNNNNNNNNNNNNNNNNNNNNNNNNNNNNNNNNNNNNNNNNNNNNNNNNNNNNNNNNNNNNNNNNNNNNNNNNNNNNNNNNNNNNNNNNNNNNNNNNNNNNNNNNNNNNNNNNNNNNNNNNNNNNNNNNNNNNNNNNNNNNNNNNNNNNNNNNNNNNNNNNNNNNNNNNNNNNNNNNNNNNNNNNNNNNNNNNNNNNNNNNNNNNNNNNNNNNNNNNNNNNNNNNNNNNNNNNNNNNNNNNNNNNNNNNNNNNNNNNNNNNNNNNNNNNNNNNNNNNNNNNNNNNNNNNNNNNNNNNNNNNNNNNNNNNNNNNNNCAACACATTTATCTccatttaataatattttaatttaaactgatgataataataaattgcaaaaagaaataacTGATGATATATACTATtacctaaaaacaaatttagttcttaaaaaagaaaacattaagcaaaattaaatatttttgttttattttctgccaTATGTGAATGACAGATCATCATAGTATTAAACCTACAAATtgtgaataaaaaatatgagaatcggataatttgattaaatctttttttttttcttttttctttctggtaCAGAGTTTGTGTAAGTTATATAGTTCGGACGGTACATatgacaaaacaaacaatcaaaaagatTACCTCAAAGACTGACGATGAGAAACTACATTTTTTAGgccatcatcatctctctgtATTAGTATAAGCTTGTGACACTAACGGTATTGAATCACCATCTGCTGGAGTTTCTGAAGGAACTTTGGATGCTTCCTTCTTTAGCTTATGGTTGTTATAAGCCGCTACACCCGCAATGGCTGCGTATGAACACCAAGGACAACATAAGAGGAAGCTTGATGATAATGCTCATGATTCTAAACCAACTAAAATGTGAATGTGAGGAGTCTTTGTCTTACCAATGGCGTAACCGAAAAGATTGATTATTGTGAGTTTTGTGTCGGCAAAGAGAAGAGCTGAGACCAAGACAACCACCCAGTCCTTGACAACGCCAGCAACTCGGATAGTGAGAGCGCTCGTGTGAGAAATCACCAGGAAAACAGACAAGTTGAGGGCAAATGTACAGAGGGAATTAAGGGTCAACACTACAAAATGGAAGTTCCATGTGCCATTGCCTTCCATCTTCGATTTCTCTAGAAAGATCCACGGTACAAACAAGCAAATAGCACTGCAAAAAGGAGgcacttaaatataaaataaacttcaGGCTACAAAATAAGAGAACTGATTTGAGatggcttcttcttcgattttaCTTACCTGCAGGGGCTCACGTAGTACATAAGAGAGATTGGGTTTAATTTGATGCCCTTCCTCTTGACAAGAAGTTCCATGAAGATGAGCCTCAGTGCTTCTCCAACGACACCACCCATTTGGTAAACCACTCCAATCCAGTTGATATTTAATTCTCCATAAGAAGCCACTAAAACACCGAAACTTATGATAGACATTATCAAAAGCATCCTGCAGCTCATCATTTCAAGTCCAGCAGCTACTCCAAGAATAAAGACAGCAACAGGCACTGCAAGTATGATTCAAGAATATATTGGTATACAACAGTCCCTCTTACTTAGATATTTCAGAAGAAGTAGACATAAGACTTATGAGGAAACGGGAGCAGGAACAGTTTCTTACTTATAGCTTTCAACATCTGCGCAAATGCAACTGATATGTATAGGTAGGCAGTGTTTCCCAACCAGAGGGTCATCGCAAACATTGCACCTATTGGAATAACTGATGTAACGTATCTGAGTACATAAAGTAAGTTATTTATTACTTAACCATAGATCAACACTACATTGATAATTAAAATGATGGGTATTTTCAACTactccaaaatcaaaatttcttaCGAAGTCTCTTTCTTCCTTACATTTCTAGTGTCATTCCTTCCTCAACCTTCACGATCTTCAtggaaaaataatttaagagtaaaaaaagaccaaaagattAGAATCTTTGCATTCATTACTCTACACTTACGAACGTCCAATGCAGAAAGATCATTAATTGCAAGATTACCTTTAAAACTTTGGTAAGAAGAAAGCACAAGACAGAGGAAAAGATCATATGGAGTAAAGTCAATCCAAGCGGATAAGGGAAATTTATTTCCTTAGATGACAAAACCCACTGCAGAAGAGCAAGTCAAAAGACAAGAACGTTTTAAGTCGTGAAACAAACTTTCATTAACACAACCATGTCTTGAGAGCAAAAGAAGGAAATCGTTAACTGTTACAATTTGGACTCAGTGGTGAACTCTGATGCATAAGCAAATAACAAACAGGTCGCCCATTAGATACACTCAATTGCTCAGCAACAGTCCTCAAGACTTAAAATTCAAGCTTATGTGATTACAGTTTATCCTCAATTCTCAGGGATTACAGAAGCAGGACTAGCCAGAAAATCAAACAGAACGTACGAGCACAATCCACCAGGTTAAGAAGAAAGCAAACGCAATGCGATCAAACCTAAAAACAAGAACATTACACATAACCTATGCTTAAATGAACACCTGATTTTGAtcgggtttacaaaaaaaaaacgaaagagtAATAAAAACAATACGATGCGAGACGAGAACACAGATccagggagagaaagagtatgaGATTTAAGATAAACCTTATTGAAGAAGATTTGACCACTAGAAAGTGCGATGTAGAGTAAAATGTAAGCATAGGTCACGAATTCATCTCTCATAAAGCCTTTGCTCCGATCCGCCATTGaaactaataattataaatCTCCGATTAACGAAAACGTTTTcccctctgtttcttctttttcacttttctgattactttgtgttcttctttcGTCTTCACCTTCACTgagtgtgtatgtatatatatttcacttttcaatcatctcaaatctcaaacaaatCAGCTAAAATAAGAGagacgatgacgacgacgacgttgtttgttttgc comes from Camelina sativa cultivar DH55 chromosome 19, Cs, whole genome shotgun sequence and encodes:
- the LOC109131041 gene encoding uncharacterized protein LOC109131041, yielding MESVKTSRFITEVAPAKFISATREPFKNMLTTISEEDFDFEELVRATAERLSSSCPCSSSWSLAHYSKINGLSSS
- the LOC104765253 gene encoding ubiquitin carboxyl-terminal hydrolase 25-like encodes the protein MGYKLQMSWMPSLLSQKRRNGPPLGLRNLGNTCYLNSVLQCLTYTPPLANFCLTHKHSSHCDSFVDGERKRDCPFCIVERRIARSLSVDLTTDAPNKISSCLKIFAEHFKFGRQEDAHEFLRYVIDACHNTSLRLKKLRIKGNEPFNGNTAVKEIFGGSLQSQVKCLSCGAESNKADEIMDISLEILNSSSLKESLQKFFQPEILDGNNKYRCESCTKLVTARKQMSILQSPNVLVIQLKRFGGIYGGKIDKAISFGEILVLSNFMSKASKDPQTEYKLFGIIVHAGFSPESGHYYAYVKDSLGQWYCCNDSLVSRSTLQEVLSEKAYILFFSRSNPRPASAKTLVTSNGTTSPEVNGCETSKPQKFIGPLNGFNMKRQAEQSFQKANLAPTKPHKFIGPKPRTEQALQKDNLLPSKVELAPLKPHAKISVNLNAKRVSPSVNGRLLSFHQDENIAPKANKENSVSVSSARVFSGKERKFGTENGGNGVKENGCAPGSSSNHKVALQPNGHSNGSSNGGDHHKDKSNPCESNGSQNETDHQEIEKNGGTTTQAKALGSSTKEDPCILLRKDESSRNELEAIKESLKKDALSHLRSCGWYDKVQISMRAKKRLRTEQSGGEDGNDFKRRLIEDVKTSLKSQIPEELKADLVNRIWEISKKKYS
- the LOC104765255 gene encoding probable sugar phosphate/phosphate translocator At3g14410 isoform X2; translation: MIFSSVLCFLLTKVLKIVKVEEGMTLEIYVTSVIPIGAMFAMTLWLGNTAYLYISVAFAQMLKAIMPVAVFILGVAAGLEMMSCRMLLIMSIISFGVLVASYGELNINWIGVVYQMGGVVGEALRLIFMELLVKRKGIKLNPISLMYYVSPCSAICLFVPWIFLEKSKMEGNGTWNFHFVVLTLNSLCTFALNLSVFLVISHTSALTIRVAGVVKDWVVVLVSALLFADTKLTIINLFGYAIAIAGVAAYNNHKLKKEASKVPSETPADGDSIPLVSQAYTNTER
- the LOC104765255 gene encoding probable sugar phosphate/phosphate translocator At3g14410 isoform X1 codes for the protein MADRSKGFMRDEFVTYAYILLYIALSSGQIFFNKWVLSSKEINFPYPLGLTLLHMIFSSVLCFLLTKVLKIVKVEEGMTLEIYVTSVIPIGAMFAMTLWLGNTAYLYISVAFAQMLKAIMPVAVFILGVAAGLEMMSCRMLLIMSIISFGVLVASYGELNINWIGVVYQMGGVVGEALRLIFMELLVKRKGIKLNPISLMYYVSPCSAICLFVPWIFLEKSKMEGNGTWNFHFVVLTLNSLCTFALNLSVFLVISHTSALTIRVAGVVKDWVVVLVSALLFADTKLTIINLFGYAIAIAGVAAYNNHKLKKEASKVPSETPADGDSIPLVSQAYTNTER
- the LOC104765255 gene encoding probable sugar phosphate/phosphate translocator At3g14410 isoform X3, whose protein sequence is MFAMTLWLGNTAYLYISVAFAQMLKAIMPVAVFILGVAAGLEMMSCRMLLIMSIISFGVLVASYGELNINWIGVVYQMGGVVGEALRLIFMELLVKRKGIKLNPISLMYYVSPCSAICLFVPWIFLEKSKMEGNGTWNFHFVVLTLNSLCTFALNLSVFLVISHTSALTIRVAGVVKDWVVVLVSALLFADTKLTIINLFGYAIAIAGVAAYNNHKLKKEASKVPSETPADGDSIPLVSQAYTNTER